One window of Halopseudomonas maritima genomic DNA carries:
- a CDS encoding S-(hydroxymethyl)glutathione dehydrogenase/class III alcohol dehydrogenase, producing the protein MIKSRAAVAFAPNEPLQIVEVDVAPPQAGEVLIRIIATGVCHTDAYTLSGQDSEGVFPCILGHEGGGIVEAVGEGVTSVQVGDHVIPLYTAECGECKFCKSQKTNLCSSVRTTQGKGVMPDGTSRFSYNGEPIYHYMGCSTFSEYTVLPEVSVAVIPKEAPLEKVCLLGCGVTTGIGAVLNTAKVEAGATVAIFGLGGIGLAAIIGAKMAGASRIIGIDINPGKEGIARELGLTEFVNPKDYDKPIQEVIVDMTDGGVDYSFECIGNVQLMRAALECCHKGWGESTIIGVAPAGAEISTRPFQLVTGRVWRGSAFGGVKGRTELPSYVEKSQKGEIPLDSFITHTMGLEQINDAFELMHEGKSIRTVIHF; encoded by the coding sequence ATGATCAAGTCCCGCGCCGCTGTGGCCTTTGCGCCGAATGAACCCCTGCAGATTGTTGAAGTGGATGTGGCGCCGCCGCAGGCCGGCGAAGTGCTGATTCGCATCATTGCCACCGGTGTTTGCCACACCGATGCCTACACCCTGTCTGGTCAGGACAGCGAGGGTGTTTTCCCGTGCATCCTTGGACATGAGGGTGGCGGCATTGTTGAGGCGGTGGGCGAGGGTGTTACCTCGGTCCAGGTGGGCGACCATGTGATTCCGCTGTATACCGCCGAGTGTGGCGAGTGCAAGTTCTGCAAGTCCCAGAAAACCAACCTGTGCAGCTCCGTGCGCACCACCCAGGGTAAAGGCGTGATGCCCGACGGCACCAGCCGCTTCAGCTATAACGGTGAGCCGATCTATCACTACATGGGCTGCTCCACCTTCTCCGAGTACACCGTACTGCCGGAAGTCTCGGTTGCTGTGATTCCGAAGGAAGCGCCGCTGGAGAAGGTCTGTCTGCTGGGCTGTGGCGTTACTACCGGTATTGGTGCGGTGCTGAACACCGCGAAGGTAGAGGCCGGCGCGACCGTTGCTATCTTCGGTCTGGGCGGCATTGGTCTGGCTGCCATCATCGGCGCCAAGATGGCCGGTGCCAGCCGCATCATTGGTATCGATATCAACCCGGGCAAGGAAGGCATCGCTCGCGAGCTGGGTCTGACCGAATTCGTCAATCCGAAGGACTACGACAAGCCGATTCAGGAAGTCATCGTCGACATGACCGATGGCGGCGTTGACTACAGCTTTGAGTGTATCGGCAACGTACAACTGATGCGTGCAGCGCTGGAGTGCTGTCACAAGGGCTGGGGTGAATCGACCATCATCGGTGTGGCCCCGGCTGGCGCCGAGATCAGCACCCGTCCGTTCCAACTGGTCACCGGTCGCGTCTGGCGCGGCAGCGCCTTCGGTGGCGTCAAGGGCCGCACCGAGCTGCCGAGTTATGTCGAAAAGTCCCAGAAAGGTGAAATCCCGCTGGACAGCTTTATCACCCACACCATGGGCCTGGAGCAGATCAATGACGCCTTTGAGCTGATGCACGAGGGTAAGAGCATTCGGACGGTCATTCATTTTTGA
- a CDS encoding DUF4168 domain-containing protein, with the protein MTNLKTLTAALCVVTLSAGVPFAVAQSAGGTAGQQYGAPTEAASAPVTDEELEKFVAAEQKVNEIRQKLTEELGNAGDQQEAQQMQLDAQEEMVEAIKDEEMDIPRYNEIASRMQTDMELRQRAQQIN; encoded by the coding sequence ATGACGAATCTGAAAACACTGACTGCCGCCCTGTGTGTTGTGACCCTGAGTGCGGGCGTCCCGTTCGCTGTTGCGCAGTCCGCTGGCGGTACCGCCGGTCAGCAGTATGGTGCGCCTACAGAGGCGGCCTCGGCGCCGGTGACCGATGAGGAGCTGGAGAAGTTCGTTGCAGCGGAGCAGAAGGTCAACGAAATCCGCCAGAAACTGACCGAAGAGCTGGGCAATGCGGGTGACCAGCAGGAAGCCCAGCAGATGCAGCTTGATGCCCAGGAAGAGATGGTTGAGGCCATCAAGGATGAGGAGATGGATATTCCCCGTTACAACGAAATCGCGTCGCGCATGCAGACAGATATGGAGCTGCGCCAGCGCGCGCAGCAGATCAATTGA
- the ispF gene encoding 2-C-methyl-D-erythritol 2,4-cyclodiphosphate synthase, whose amino-acid sequence MRIGHGYDVHRFGDGDFITIGGVQIAHNHGLVAHSDGDVLLHALSDALLGAAALGDIGQHFPDTDPEFKGADSRALLRHVMGLLRERGWRVGNVDATIVAQRPKMAAHIPLMRERIAADLGVALDQVNVKATTTEKLGFVGREEGIAAHAVALLLADV is encoded by the coding sequence ATGCGCATTGGCCATGGCTACGACGTTCACCGCTTTGGTGATGGCGATTTCATCACTATTGGCGGGGTGCAGATTGCACACAATCACGGTCTGGTGGCCCATTCAGACGGTGATGTGCTGTTGCACGCGTTGTCCGATGCGCTGCTTGGTGCCGCGGCCTTGGGCGATATTGGTCAGCACTTTCCTGATACCGACCCTGAGTTCAAGGGCGCCGACAGCCGAGCGCTATTGCGTCATGTCATGGGGTTGCTGCGCGAGCGCGGCTGGAGGGTCGGCAACGTCGACGCCACCATTGTTGCTCAGCGCCCGAAGATGGCCGCGCATATTCCGCTGATGCGCGAGCGGATTGCGGCGGATCTGGGCGTTGCGCTGGATCAAGTCAACGTCAAGGCGACCACTACTGAAAAATTGGGCTTTGTCGGGCGCGAAGAAGGTATCGCTGCGCACGCTGTTGCGTTGTTGCTGGCTGATGTCTGA
- a CDS encoding LysR substrate-binding domain-containing protein: protein MSDWEGIDEFVAVAETGHFTGAASRLGVSSSHVSRQVARLEDRLQSRLFYRSTRRVSLTEAGQTFLQHCQRLIDARDEALQAITDLGSEPKGLLRMTCAVAYGESFIMPIVNDFMQQYPQLRVEMTLTNQTLDLLHGSYDLAIRLGRLQDSSLIATRIAPRHMYLCAAPSYLERFGAPHSLSELPRHNCLIGSTDVWTFQQRGRELPVRVQGNWRCNSGQAVLDAALRGFGLCQLPDYYVQGHLRSGALRALLPQHQPPHTAVWALYPQQRHLSPKVRQLVDHLKRGLAERPEYSAP, encoded by the coding sequence ATGAGTGACTGGGAGGGTATCGACGAGTTTGTAGCCGTGGCCGAGACCGGACACTTCACCGGCGCAGCCTCTCGCCTGGGCGTATCCTCCTCCCACGTCAGCCGTCAGGTGGCCCGGCTTGAGGACCGCTTGCAGAGCCGCCTGTTCTACCGCAGTACCCGTCGCGTCAGCCTGACCGAAGCCGGCCAGACCTTTCTGCAGCACTGCCAGCGCCTGATTGACGCCCGCGACGAAGCGCTGCAGGCCATCACTGATCTGGGCAGCGAACCCAAAGGCCTGCTGCGCATGACCTGCGCCGTGGCCTACGGCGAAAGCTTCATCATGCCCATCGTCAACGACTTCATGCAGCAGTACCCGCAACTGCGCGTGGAAATGACGCTGACCAATCAGACGCTGGATCTGCTGCATGGCAGCTATGATCTGGCCATTCGCCTCGGCCGGCTACAGGACTCCAGCCTGATTGCCACTCGCATCGCTCCGCGGCATATGTACCTGTGCGCCGCACCATCCTATCTGGAGCGCTTTGGCGCGCCGCACAGCCTGTCCGAACTGCCGCGACACAACTGCCTGATCGGCAGCACCGACGTCTGGACCTTCCAACAGCGCGGTCGAGAACTACCGGTTCGCGTGCAGGGCAACTGGCGCTGCAACAGTGGCCAGGCGGTACTGGATGCCGCGCTACGCGGCTTCGGTCTGTGCCAGCTGCCCGACTACTACGTGCAAGGCCACCTGCGTAGCGGTGCCTTGCGCGCCCTGCTGCCTCAGCACCAGCCGCCGCATACCGCCGTCTGGGCGCTGTATCCGCAACAGCGGCACCTCTCACCCAAGGTGCGTCAACTGGTTGACCACCTCAAACGCGGCCTGGCCGAGCGCCCGGAATACAGCGCACCCTGA
- a CDS encoding sensor histidine kinase, with protein MSKKYPFRYDPFSWLGISGLQRTLLLFVVLPLLVLTALGIRFGLEQASQFQQQRLKDDLELIGRAISIPIGDALREHDEQAIELALGSVFIIGEVYGASVFDVNGVRLASAGITESDLTRTAIPDLIVSTGQAQQGFSQVGGRHLFSHFMPLLDAGGQIQGLIQITRRASDFGRALDQLEIIAWLAWGVLAVGILCAVMLGHYGGIGRHVDRLLEHMQRVAQGDHAHRAALEGPTEVAALAEGLNQMLDSIEQAHQELDQRRAAETGLLAQLKDQEKMAAIGGMARGVAHELGAPLSVIDGRARRLQRQVGDNDAQHRELSAIRAQVSRLTHTVRQLLDYSRPSATEPRATSLRQVLDSAVAAITPELEVSGRQLQTKTASQPPLPTIKGDPGRLELALLNLLRNALQASERQLQVTLSQQQGQLRIDIDDDGRGLPEATREQLLEPFFTTKPPGDGTGLGLAIVNTIAEEHGGELVLGDSPLGGCRASLLLPIDQGKSTA; from the coding sequence ATGAGCAAAAAATATCCGTTCAGATATGACCCATTCTCCTGGCTCGGCATCAGTGGCCTGCAGCGCACGCTACTGCTATTTGTCGTGCTGCCGCTGCTGGTACTCACGGCACTGGGCATACGCTTCGGCCTGGAGCAGGCCAGCCAGTTTCAGCAGCAGCGCCTGAAAGATGACCTGGAGCTGATCGGCCGGGCCATCAGCATCCCTATCGGCGACGCCCTGCGCGAGCACGACGAGCAAGCCATCGAACTCGCACTCGGGTCGGTCTTTATCATTGGTGAGGTGTATGGTGCCTCGGTATTCGACGTCAACGGCGTACGCCTGGCATCGGCGGGCATTACCGAGAGCGACCTGACCCGCACTGCCATTCCCGACCTGATTGTTTCCACCGGCCAAGCCCAGCAGGGCTTCAGCCAGGTCGGCGGACGTCACCTGTTCTCCCACTTTATGCCGCTGCTCGACGCCGGCGGACAAATTCAGGGGCTGATTCAGATAACCCGGCGCGCCAGCGATTTCGGCCGGGCGCTGGATCAACTGGAGATCATCGCCTGGTTGGCGTGGGGCGTGCTGGCGGTCGGTATCCTCTGCGCAGTCATGCTCGGGCACTACGGCGGTATTGGTCGGCATGTTGATCGACTGCTGGAACATATGCAGCGCGTCGCCCAGGGAGATCATGCACACCGGGCAGCGCTGGAGGGGCCAACGGAAGTGGCCGCCTTGGCCGAGGGGCTGAACCAGATGCTCGACAGCATAGAGCAGGCGCACCAGGAGCTGGACCAGCGTCGTGCTGCCGAAACCGGGCTGCTGGCGCAGCTCAAGGATCAGGAAAAAATGGCGGCGATCGGCGGCATGGCGCGCGGGGTCGCGCATGAACTGGGCGCCCCGCTAAGCGTTATTGATGGCCGCGCCCGCCGCCTGCAGCGACAGGTTGGGGATAACGACGCGCAGCACCGCGAGCTGAGCGCCATCCGCGCTCAGGTTAGCCGCCTTACCCACACGGTGCGCCAGTTGCTCGACTACAGCCGCCCCAGCGCTACCGAACCACGAGCGACCTCGCTGCGCCAGGTCCTCGACAGCGCGGTGGCAGCCATTACCCCCGAGCTGGAAGTCAGCGGTCGCCAGCTACAGACCAAGACCGCCAGTCAGCCCCCGCTGCCAACCATCAAAGGCGATCCGGGCCGCCTGGAGCTAGCGCTGCTGAATCTGCTGCGTAATGCCTTACAAGCCAGTGAGCGGCAGCTGCAGGTAACCCTTAGCCAGCAACAAGGCCAGCTGCGCATAGACATTGATGACGACGGCCGCGGCCTGCCCGAGGCCACGCGCGAGCAACTGCTGGAGCCCTTCTTTACCACCAAACCACCGGGCGACGGCACCGGGCTAGGGCTTGCCATCGTCAACACCATCGCCGAAGAGCACGGTGGCGAGCTAGTACTCGGCGACAGCCCGCTGGGCGGCTGCCGGGCCAGCCTGCTGCTACCGATTGATCAAGGGAAAAGCACCGCATGA
- the fghA gene encoding S-formylglutathione hydrolase, with the protein MNDIELVSANKSFGGWLKRYRHRSQVLHCDMVFGIYLPPQADQGKPLPVLYWLSGLTCTDENFMQKAGAQRLAAELGMVIVAPDTSPRGEGVPDDADGAYDFGLGAGFYVNATEQPWAQHYRMYDYVVQELPGLIEEHFPVSDQRSISGHSMGGHGALICALKNPGRYRSVSAFAPISNPSDCPWGHKALGQYLGSDRAAWKAWDTCELLGGASERLPLLVDQGESDNFLAEQLKPEALEAAAAAAGHPLTLRRQPGYDHSYYFIASFIDDHLRHHAAALGL; encoded by the coding sequence ATGAACGACATTGAACTGGTCAGCGCCAACAAGAGCTTTGGCGGCTGGCTGAAGCGTTATCGTCACCGCTCTCAGGTGCTGCACTGCGACATGGTGTTTGGCATCTATCTGCCGCCGCAGGCGGATCAGGGCAAACCGTTGCCGGTGCTGTACTGGCTGTCGGGGCTGACCTGTACCGACGAGAATTTCATGCAAAAAGCCGGCGCGCAGCGGCTGGCTGCCGAGCTGGGTATGGTCATTGTTGCGCCGGACACCAGCCCGCGTGGCGAGGGCGTGCCGGACGACGCCGACGGTGCCTATGACTTCGGTCTGGGCGCGGGCTTTTACGTCAACGCCACCGAGCAGCCGTGGGCGCAGCACTACCGCATGTACGACTACGTCGTGCAGGAGCTGCCGGGGCTGATCGAGGAGCACTTCCCGGTATCGGATCAGCGCTCAATCAGCGGTCACTCGATGGGTGGCCACGGTGCGCTGATCTGTGCCCTGAAAAATCCCGGTCGCTACCGCTCGGTCTCGGCGTTTGCGCCGATCAGCAACCCGAGCGACTGCCCTTGGGGGCACAAGGCGCTGGGGCAGTATCTGGGCAGTGATCGGGCGGCCTGGAAAGCCTGGGACACCTGCGAGTTGCTGGGCGGGGCGAGCGAGCGTTTGCCGCTGCTGGTGGACCAGGGCGAGTCCGACAACTTCCTGGCTGAGCAGCTCAAGCCTGAGGCGCTGGAGGCGGCGGCCGCTGCGGCGGGCCATCCGCTGACCCTGCGCCGTCAGCCCGGCTACGACCACAGCTACTACTTCATTGCCAGCTTTATTGATGACCACCTGCGTCATCATGCTGCGGCGTTGGGCCTGTAG
- the truD gene encoding tRNA pseudouridine(13) synthase TruD: MSEALLGPRAWGDSCGRATLKATPEDFRVTEVLDIALSGAGEHLWLLLEKRGLNTEEVARKLARSAGISLRNVSYAGLKDRQAVTRQWFSLQLPGRADPDFSALWNDQLRCLEQSRHQRKLQRGAHSANGFFIRLTDLAADRSRLDERLQIIARQGVPNYFGPQRFGRDGGNLHDARRWAEQGGYPPARGTRSRLLSTARSLLFNRMLAARVADGSWNCILPGDCLAFTDSRSHFPASELAADDPRPAALDLHPTASLWGAGTLASTAQTAQLEQQVADDEPQLAAWLEGAGLEQARRILRLPIGGLTWHYPSTDCLELEFTLPTGCFATALLHELLDLSSAPGGGLESEI, from the coding sequence ATGTCTGAGGCGCTGCTGGGGCCGCGTGCCTGGGGTGACAGTTGCGGCCGCGCAACACTGAAGGCAACACCTGAGGACTTTCGGGTGACCGAAGTGCTGGATATCGCGCTCAGCGGTGCCGGTGAGCACCTCTGGCTGCTGCTGGAAAAGCGCGGTCTGAATACTGAAGAGGTCGCTCGCAAGCTGGCCCGTTCGGCGGGTATTTCGCTGCGCAACGTCAGTTACGCCGGCCTGAAGGATCGTCAGGCGGTGACCCGTCAATGGTTCAGTTTGCAGCTGCCGGGCCGGGCTGATCCTGACTTCAGCGCGCTTTGGAATGACCAGCTGCGCTGCCTGGAGCAGAGCCGCCACCAGCGCAAGCTGCAACGCGGTGCCCACAGTGCCAATGGCTTTTTTATTCGCCTGACTGATCTGGCCGCAGACCGGTCGCGTTTGGATGAGCGGTTACAGATTATTGCCCGCCAGGGTGTGCCTAATTATTTTGGCCCGCAGCGCTTTGGTCGTGACGGCGGCAATCTACATGACGCGCGTCGCTGGGCAGAGCAGGGCGGTTATCCGCCAGCCCGTGGCACCCGCTCGCGACTGCTGTCCACGGCGCGCAGCCTGCTGTTTAACCGCATGCTGGCAGCGCGGGTTGCCGACGGCAGCTGGAACTGCATTCTGCCAGGTGACTGTTTGGCGTTTACCGACAGTCGCAGCCACTTTCCGGCCAGTGAATTGGCCGCAGATGATCCACGGCCGGCGGCGCTTGATCTGCATCCCACGGCGTCGCTCTGGGGCGCAGGCACGCTGGCCAGCACAGCGCAAACGGCGCAGCTTGAACAGCAGGTGGCCGACGACGAACCGCAGCTCGCGGCCTGGCTGGAAGGGGCGGGTCTGGAGCAGGCGCGGCGGATTTTACGCCTCCCCATTGGCGGTCTGACGTGGCATTATCCGTCGACCGATTGTCTTGAACTGGAATTTACCCTGCCTACCGGCTGCTTCGCCACGGCGTTGCTGCATGAGCTGCTGGACCTCTCCAGCGCCCCGGGTGGCGGACTGGAAAGTGAGATCTGA
- a CDS encoding sigma-54-dependent transcriptional regulator, which yields MSHTEHLLLVEDDPGLRELLQEELEAEGYRVTACASAEAAQPLLQQGDIDLLISDLRLPGANGLSLLPVAQSLNPAPAMLIITAFGSVQQAVQALQQGADDFLTKPLEMDHFLLTTSRLLENRRLRREVQRYRSIMAVEQCHGIIGQSSVMRRLFQDIRQVANADGPVLIQGESGTGKELVARAVHEQSSRKGAPYMVVNCGGIPSELMESEFFGHTAGAYTGARKTRAGLFQQADGGTLLLDEIGEMPLALQAKLLRALQDGKVRPVGSDHEIQLNVRVIAATNRQLTDCVADGSFREDLFYRLETFTLQVPALRERAEDIHALADFFLTRFNARQQRHIKGFADDARLALQRHPFPGNVRELQNAVERAATFCTGDLITLNNLPDRLRQAEQQNPGSPGVPLLDELTGTALEQLPSLETVQRQYIHQVLSATGGNKRRAAAILGITRRTLYRWIE from the coding sequence ATGAGCCACACCGAACACCTGCTGCTGGTAGAGGATGATCCGGGCCTGCGCGAACTGCTGCAGGAAGAACTCGAGGCCGAAGGCTACCGCGTCACCGCCTGCGCCAGCGCAGAAGCCGCGCAGCCGCTACTGCAACAGGGCGATATTGATCTGCTGATCAGCGACCTGCGTCTACCCGGCGCCAACGGCCTGAGCCTGCTGCCGGTTGCGCAGAGTTTGAACCCCGCGCCAGCAATGCTGATTATCACCGCCTTTGGCTCGGTACAACAGGCCGTGCAGGCGCTGCAGCAAGGCGCGGACGACTTTCTTACCAAGCCATTGGAAATGGATCATTTCCTGCTCACGACCAGCCGCCTGCTGGAAAACCGCCGTCTGCGCCGCGAAGTACAACGCTATCGCTCGATCATGGCGGTGGAACAGTGTCACGGCATCATCGGCCAGAGCAGCGTGATGCGCCGCCTGTTTCAGGATATCCGCCAGGTTGCCAACGCGGACGGCCCGGTACTTATCCAGGGCGAAAGCGGCACCGGCAAGGAGCTGGTTGCCCGCGCCGTGCACGAGCAAAGCAGCCGCAAAGGCGCCCCGTACATGGTGGTGAACTGCGGCGGCATTCCCAGCGAGCTGATGGAAAGCGAGTTCTTTGGTCACACCGCCGGCGCCTATACCGGCGCCCGCAAGACCCGCGCCGGGCTGTTCCAGCAGGCTGACGGCGGCACCCTGTTGCTGGATGAGATTGGCGAGATGCCGCTGGCCCTGCAGGCCAAGCTGCTGCGCGCCCTGCAGGATGGCAAGGTGCGACCGGTCGGCAGCGATCACGAAATTCAGCTGAACGTTCGCGTGATCGCCGCCACCAACCGCCAACTGACCGACTGTGTAGCTGACGGCAGCTTCCGCGAAGACCTGTTCTATCGCCTCGAAACCTTCACCCTGCAGGTACCCGCGCTGCGTGAGCGAGCCGAAGACATTCACGCCCTGGCCGACTTCTTTCTCACGCGCTTCAACGCCAGACAACAGCGCCACATCAAGGGCTTTGCCGATGACGCCCGCCTGGCCCTGCAGCGCCACCCCTTCCCAGGCAACGTACGCGAGCTACAGAACGCCGTGGAGCGTGCGGCCACCTTCTGCACCGGAGACCTGATCACGCTGAACAATCTGCCGGACCGACTGCGGCAGGCAGAGCAGCAGAATCCGGGCTCACCCGGCGTCCCGCTGCTGGACGAGCTGACCGGCACGGCGCTGGAGCAGCTGCCAAGCCTGGAGACAGTCCAGCGCCAGTACATTCACCAGGTGCTCAGCGCGACCGGCGGCAACAAGCGCCGGGCCGCAGCCATCCTGGGTATCACGCGGCGCACGCTGTACCGCTGGATCGAATGA
- the surE gene encoding 5'/3'-nucleotidase SurE, with the protein MRILIANDDGVLAPGIKSLHGALADYADCVVVAPAEDRSGASSALSLDRPLRPFTLDNGYIGVNGTPTDCVHLGLNALFEDSIDMVVSGINLGANLGDDVLYSGTVAAALEGRFLTRPAMAFSLTGRQADNLPSAAYFARKMVEAHDQLDLPPRTVLNVNVPNLPLEHIKGVRLTRLGHRARAARPIKWVDPRGKEGYWISVAGDAEDGGEGTDFHAIMQGYVSVTPLRVDKTLYEVFDHLEHWLGELG; encoded by the coding sequence ATGCGAATTCTGATTGCCAACGATGATGGTGTGCTGGCGCCGGGCATCAAGTCCCTGCACGGCGCGCTGGCCGATTATGCCGATTGTGTGGTGGTGGCTCCGGCCGAAGACCGCAGTGGTGCCAGTAGCGCCCTGAGTCTGGACCGGCCGCTGCGTCCGTTCACCCTGGACAACGGCTATATCGGGGTCAATGGCACGCCGACCGACTGTGTGCACCTGGGCCTGAACGCGCTGTTTGAAGACAGCATCGACATGGTGGTGTCCGGTATCAACCTCGGTGCCAACCTGGGCGATGACGTGCTGTATTCCGGCACTGTGGCCGCCGCGCTGGAAGGCCGCTTTCTGACGCGCCCGGCCATGGCCTTTTCGTTGACTGGCCGCCAGGCCGATAATCTGCCGAGCGCTGCGTACTTTGCCCGCAAGATGGTCGAGGCGCACGATCAGCTGGATCTGCCGCCGCGCACGGTGCTCAATGTCAACGTGCCCAACCTGCCGCTGGAACATATCAAAGGTGTGCGCCTGACCCGCCTGGGCCACCGGGCGCGCGCCGCCAGGCCGATCAAGTGGGTCGATCCGCGCGGCAAGGAAGGTTACTGGATCTCGGTAGCCGGCGACGCCGAAGATGGCGGTGAGGGCACCGATTTTCACGCCATCATGCAAGGGTACGTGTCGGTGACACCGCTGCGTGTCGATAAGACCCTTTATGAGGTGTTTGATCACCTGGAACACTGGCTGGGTGAGTTGGGCTGA
- a CDS encoding protein-L-isoaspartate(D-aspartate) O-methyltransferase codes for MVRDDLYRAGIGMTSQRTRERLLERLFEEGIRNLHVLEAIRRTPRHLFVDEALAHRAYEDTALPIGHNQTLSQPYIVARMTELLLGGGPLDKVMEVGTGSGYQTAILAQVVERVFSVERIYPLQERAKNVLRDIDIRNVVFRHADGNWGWPQYGPYDAILVTAAPAEIPRELLGQLADGGRLVIPVGEHEQHLMLVVRQGDEFIHQQVEPVRFVPLLAGAIHS; via the coding sequence ATGGTACGCGACGACCTCTACCGCGCCGGCATCGGCATGACCTCTCAGCGCACCCGCGAGCGGCTTCTCGAGCGCCTGTTTGAAGAGGGTATTCGCAACCTGCACGTGCTCGAAGCCATACGCCGTACCCCTCGCCATCTGTTTGTGGACGAGGCGCTGGCGCACCGCGCCTACGAAGATACCGCCCTGCCGATCGGCCATAACCAGACGCTGTCGCAGCCATATATTGTGGCGCGCATGACCGAGTTGCTGCTCGGCGGCGGGCCGCTCGACAAGGTTATGGAAGTGGGCACCGGTTCTGGTTACCAGACGGCAATTCTCGCGCAGGTGGTGGAGCGGGTGTTCAGCGTTGAGCGCATCTATCCTCTGCAAGAGCGCGCCAAGAATGTGCTGCGCGACATTGATATCCGTAACGTGGTGTTTCGTCACGCCGACGGTAACTGGGGCTGGCCCCAGTACGGGCCCTATGACGCCATTCTGGTTACCGCCGCGCCGGCTGAAATACCGCGCGAGCTGTTGGGCCAGTTGGCCGATGGCGGCCGTCTGGTAATCCCGGTTGGAGAGCACGAGCAGCATTTGATGCTGGTGGTGCGCCAGGGCGACGAATTTATCCATCAGCAGGTTGAGCCGGTGCGTTTTGTACCGTTGCTGGCCGGCGCCATCCACTCCTGA